One window of Gloeocapsa sp. PCC 73106 genomic DNA carries:
- a CDS encoding ABC-F family ATP-binding cassette domain-containing protein yields the protein MTILTARSLKKDFGIKEIITDGNFSLNEGDKVGLIGTNGSGKSTILKIIAGFEPINSGEIWRNAKAQIAYLPQQPEVNENYTVLEQVFAHSSDEMALVREYEAISIKLEQTSQPPEDLLTQLSRITQRMEAAGAWELETNAKIILDKLGIKDLDAKVGSLSGGYRKRIALASALLSTPDLLLMDEPTNHLDALSVEWLQSYLNSYQGALLLITHDRYFLDRVTNRIIEIDRGNLYTYSGNYAYYLEKKAAATEMEASSQHKFTGVLRRELQWLQRGPKARSTKQKARIDRIGEMQTQEFQADNAKVAISTTTRRIGKKVIELEHVSKSYGEKTLIRDFSYVFTPFDRVGIIGSNGAGKSTLMEIMIGKVAPDSGNVAIGSTIHIGYFDQHSTTLAQNQEQRVIEYLKDVAELVKTSDGSIITASQMLERFLFPPNQQYSPIHKLSGGEKRRLFLLEVLMRAPNVLILDEPTNDLDVQTLGVLEDYLEDFPGCVIVVSHDRYFLDRTVETIFAFESEGKLRQYPGNYSVYLEIQKTEAVAEKPTKIFKAKPPKSQPQAIGKLSSKEKREYQGLEAKIEVLEAEKAKLEDLLYNHPPADFNQVQTLSENLAKLAEAIETATLRWLELAEKDS from the coding sequence ATGACTATCTTGACAGCGCGATCGCTCAAAAAAGACTTTGGTATCAAAGAAATCATCACCGATGGTAATTTTAGCCTCAACGAAGGAGACAAAGTAGGTCTAATTGGTACCAATGGTTCGGGGAAGTCTACTATACTCAAGATTATCGCCGGATTTGAACCCATTAACAGCGGTGAAATTTGGCGCAATGCTAAAGCCCAAATCGCCTATCTTCCCCAACAGCCCGAGGTCAACGAAAATTATACCGTTTTAGAACAAGTTTTCGCCCATAGTAGCGACGAAATGGCTCTAGTGAGAGAATATGAAGCAATATCCATCAAATTAGAGCAGACGTCTCAGCCTCCAGAGGATTTATTAACACAATTATCTCGGATTACCCAACGCATGGAAGCCGCAGGGGCTTGGGAGTTGGAAACTAATGCTAAAATTATTCTCGATAAGTTAGGTATCAAAGATTTAGACGCCAAAGTAGGTAGTCTCTCAGGAGGTTATCGCAAACGGATCGCCCTCGCTTCTGCTTTACTGTCTACACCAGATTTACTGTTAATGGACGAACCTACCAACCATCTCGACGCTTTATCTGTAGAATGGTTGCAAAGTTATCTTAACTCCTATCAAGGTGCACTGTTACTAATCACCCACGATCGCTATTTTTTAGATCGCGTTACCAATCGCATTATCGAAATAGATCGAGGTAATCTCTACACCTACTCTGGTAACTACGCTTATTATCTTGAAAAAAAAGCCGCAGCCACAGAAATGGAAGCTAGTAGCCAGCACAAATTTACTGGCGTATTGCGAAGAGAGTTGCAATGGTTACAAAGAGGTCCCAAAGCACGCAGCACCAAGCAAAAAGCCCGCATTGATCGCATTGGAGAGATGCAAACTCAAGAATTCCAAGCCGATAACGCTAAAGTAGCCATTTCTACCACTACCCGTCGGATTGGCAAAAAAGTTATCGAGTTAGAGCATGTTAGCAAATCCTACGGAGAGAAAACCCTGATTAGAGATTTTAGCTACGTCTTTACTCCCTTTGATCGCGTCGGTATTATTGGGAGTAATGGGGCGGGTAAATCTACTCTGATGGAGATTATGATCGGAAAAGTTGCCCCCGACTCGGGAAACGTAGCGATCGGTTCAACGATTCACATCGGTTATTTCGATCAACATTCCACGACTTTAGCCCAAAATCAAGAGCAAAGAGTGATAGAATATCTCAAAGATGTGGCAGAACTAGTAAAAACCTCCGACGGGAGCATTATCACCGCTTCCCAAATGTTAGAAAGATTTTTATTTCCTCCTAACCAACAATACTCCCCCATTCATAAGCTTTCAGGAGGTGAAAAGCGACGTCTCTTTCTGCTGGAAGTGTTAATGAGGGCGCCCAATGTCCTAATTTTAGATGAACCTACCAACGATTTAGACGTGCAAACCCTAGGAGTATTGGAAGACTATCTAGAAGACTTTCCTGGTTGCGTTATTGTTGTTTCCCACGATCGCTATTTTCTTGATCGCACCGTAGAAACTATCTTTGCTTTTGAATCAGAGGGTAAGTTACGTCAATATCCCGGTAACTATTCGGTTTATCTTGAAATTCAAAAAACAGAAGCAGTAGCAGAAAAACCCACTAAAATCTTTAAAGCTAAGCCACCTAAATCTCAACCCCAGGCGATCGGTAAGCTTTCTTCTAAAGAAAAGCGAGAATACCAGGGGTTAGAAGCCAAAATAGAAGTCCTAGAAGCAGAAAAAGCTAAACTCGAAGACCTACTTTATAATCATCCCCCGGCAGATTTTAATCAAGTACAAACCCTGAGTGAAAACTTAGCCAAACTAGCAGAAGCGATTGAAACGGCTACATTACGCTGGTTAGAATTAGCTGAGAAAGATAGTTAA
- the petG gene encoding cytochrome b6-f complex subunit V yields the protein MIEPLLLGIVLGLIPITLAGLFFAAYMQYRRGNQA from the coding sequence GTGATTGAACCACTGCTATTAGGCATTGTTTTAGGATTGATTCCCATTACCCTTGCTGGTTTATTTTTCGCCGCTTATATGCAGTACAGACGCGGCAACCAAGCTTAA
- a CDS encoding chorismate lyase, producing the protein MNRSLKQWNSLDLIWKGGEEIVQTGLPHSQLAPPWQILLLGDGSPTRHLRLLTGEPTEVDVIDMSHIGMDEDEAPCQIQAVPGPRLRRQVWLRTASGQRLAYAASWWDASLVDEYLQNRSLPIWESLSRLHTELYRDVQGIYYGDSTALATAFAQPGPFWGRHYLFWHARQPLTLIYEVFSPYLTKYLGPIRY; encoded by the coding sequence TTGAACAGATCACTAAAACAATGGAACTCTCTTGACCTGATCTGGAAAGGCGGTGAGGAAATAGTCCAGACAGGATTACCTCATAGTCAATTAGCCCCTCCTTGGCAAATCTTACTCTTAGGAGACGGGTCCCCTACTAGACACTTACGTCTTTTAACGGGAGAACCTACAGAGGTAGACGTGATTGATATGTCCCATATCGGTATGGATGAAGATGAAGCCCCCTGTCAAATTCAAGCGGTTCCTGGACCTAGATTAAGGCGACAAGTCTGGCTACGTACTGCCTCTGGTCAAAGATTAGCTTATGCTGCCTCTTGGTGGGATGCGAGTCTCGTGGATGAGTATCTACAAAATCGCTCCTTACCCATTTGGGAAAGTCTTTCTCGTTTACACACCGAGTTATATCGCGATGTCCAAGGTATATACTACGGCGACTCTACTGCTTTGGCTACAGCTTTTGCTCAGCCCGGTCCCTTTTGGGGTAGACACTATCTTTTTTGGCACGCTCGTCAACCACTTACCCTAATTTATGAAGTTTTTTCTCCCTATTTGACCAAATATTTGGGACCAATCCGTTACTGA
- a CDS encoding carbon-nitrogen hydrolase family protein, with protein sequence MKHYLAAAIQMTSKPDLAKNLLEAEDLIELAVRQGAELVGLPENFAFLGKDRDKLALAPEIATATEKFLKTMAQRFQVTILGGGFPTPVADGSNKAYNSAVLVAPDGNELTRYHKAHLFDVNIPDENNYQESSTVMAGKDFPPLYHSDKLGNIGISICYDVRFPELYRDLATKGAEVLFIPAAFTAYTGKDHWQVLLQARAIENTCYVIAPAQTGNHYERRYTHGHAMIIDPWGTVLADAGTLPGVAIAPIKPERLEQVRTQMPSLHHRVFY encoded by the coding sequence ATGAAACATTATCTTGCTGCTGCTATCCAAATGACGAGTAAGCCTGATCTAGCTAAAAACTTGCTAGAGGCTGAGGATTTGATTGAATTGGCCGTACGCCAAGGGGCAGAATTAGTCGGTTTACCCGAAAATTTCGCTTTTTTAGGCAAGGACAGGGATAAGCTAGCCCTAGCTCCAGAAATCGCTACAGCTACCGAAAAGTTTCTTAAGACTATGGCGCAACGTTTTCAAGTGACTATTTTAGGAGGAGGATTTCCTACACCCGTCGCCGATGGAAGTAATAAAGCTTATAACAGCGCTGTCTTAGTCGCTCCCGATGGCAACGAACTCACTCGTTATCATAAAGCTCATCTCTTCGATGTCAATATACCCGATGAAAATAATTATCAAGAATCGAGTACGGTGATGGCAGGCAAAGATTTCCCACCCCTATATCATTCAGATAAGTTGGGAAATATCGGGATATCTATTTGCTACGATGTACGTTTTCCTGAGCTTTATCGCGATCTAGCTACCAAAGGGGCCGAAGTTTTGTTTATTCCGGCAGCTTTTACCGCCTATACGGGTAAAGACCATTGGCAGGTACTATTACAGGCTAGAGCTATTGAAAATACTTGTTATGTCATCGCTCCTGCGCAAACGGGTAATCACTATGAACGACGCTATACCCACGGTCATGCCATGATTATTGACCCATGGGGAACTGTTTTGGCCGACGCCGGGACTTTACCTGGAGTGGCGATCGCCCCCATCAAGCCCGAACGACTGGAACAAGTGCGCACCCAAATGCCTAGCCTACATCACCGTGTTTTTTACTAG
- a CDS encoding universal stress protein — MFNTILFPIDHSREAREAAKTVANLAKTYHSRLIILSVVEPVKEGEISSPSHEFMTSPTAVSQLLLEAQTLFEQQGIKAEVLEKQGVPSFTICDVADETDADLIIMGSRGLGLTEQGVSESVANRVINLSPCPVLIVP; from the coding sequence ATGTTTAACACAATTCTCTTCCCCATCGATCACAGTCGAGAAGCTCGCGAAGCTGCCAAAACAGTAGCTAACCTAGCCAAGACTTATCATAGTCGTTTAATCATACTGTCGGTGGTTGAACCGGTCAAAGAAGGAGAAATTTCCAGCCCCAGTCATGAATTTATGACCTCACCTACTGCAGTATCCCAATTACTCCTAGAAGCTCAAACTCTATTTGAGCAGCAAGGAATTAAAGCTGAGGTATTGGAAAAGCAGGGGGTTCCTTCTTTTACTATTTGTGATGTGGCTGACGAGACAGATGCAGATTTGATTATTATGGGTTCAAGAGGTCTAGGTTTGACTGAACAGGGTGTATCGGAAAGCGTCGCCAACCGTGTGATTAATCTTTCTCCTTGTCCGGTGCTGATTGTTCCATAA
- a CDS encoding S8 family serine peptidase, giving the protein MNFDHFPVIGPEELTRLGFRLVNPLNRNLSEPQLIATGPSPEQLSLILPNNLIAADTTNTDQIWTGGSRGLNLTGTGVTVGVWDGGAVRGTHQELNGRVSSGDGISTLDNHATHVAGTIGAAGVVNAARGMASRVQIRSYSWNNDLAEMSAAPANLSLSNHSYGYVSGWETRIDWEGVGSVDTWVGDRSVYSVEDPSFGKYSSFSRNLDQVLFDNPNLLSVWAASNDRSNRYLNLNGTNQYYTYLSRGPNGAGWYLVPTSTYGAPPGDGNNATGYDSLPSDGQVAKNNLVVGAINDITADPFTKNNVSMSAFSSWGPTDDGRVKPDIVANGVGLYSSVASADNAYNTLSGTSMAAPNATGTLALLTQHYRDLFGVTPPSATLKGTVIHTAVDAGNIGPDYVYGWGVIDGANAAQFLSDATNDSSGNQVIQGTYNGSALTYSINASPGTPVKATLVWTDPAGNPQADGLDVTSRTLVRDLDLRITGDGTTYYPWTLNPGNPSSAAVRTTRNSVDNVEQVLIDNPASGEYNIRVSHTGNSFRNQNFSLLISGGSNSSPANTITESNTRAINIADNNKANPYPSEIRIAGVTGTVAQVIVTLKGISHTYPDDLDILLIGPNRKKVLLMSDVGGETDIDNVNLTFDQNANNTLSDNGQILSGTYRPSNVDTNTDALPSVPRGIQGNNLEVFNGISPNGAWNLYVRDDKRNDLGAIALGWELSIQTA; this is encoded by the coding sequence ATGAATTTTGACCATTTCCCAGTAATTGGACCAGAAGAATTAACCAGACTAGGATTTAGACTAGTTAACCCCCTTAATCGTAACCTGTCTGAACCCCAGTTAATTGCTACGGGTCCGTCTCCTGAGCAATTGTCTCTGATACTCCCCAATAATCTCATCGCTGCCGATACTACCAATACAGACCAAATCTGGACAGGGGGTAGTAGGGGTCTCAATCTCACCGGTACAGGTGTGACCGTTGGCGTTTGGGATGGAGGGGCTGTACGTGGTACGCACCAAGAATTAAATGGGAGAGTCAGCAGTGGCGATGGTATAAGCACTTTAGATAATCATGCTACTCACGTAGCTGGTACGATTGGAGCCGCAGGAGTAGTCAACGCAGCTAGGGGTATGGCTAGTCGGGTTCAGATTCGCAGTTATAGCTGGAATAACGATTTAGCAGAGATGAGTGCAGCTCCTGCTAATCTATCTCTTTCTAATCACTCCTATGGCTATGTTAGCGGTTGGGAGACGAGAATCGACTGGGAGGGTGTTGGCTCCGTTGATACTTGGGTGGGAGACAGATCTGTATATAGCGTGGAGGATCCTAGCTTTGGCAAATACTCCAGCTTTTCTAGAAACCTGGACCAAGTATTATTCGACAATCCCAATCTTCTCAGTGTTTGGGCCGCTAGCAACGATCGCAGTAATCGCTATTTGAACCTCAATGGTACCAATCAATACTACACTTATCTTTCAAGAGGTCCTAATGGTGCCGGTTGGTATTTAGTTCCTACATCTACTTATGGGGCGCCCCCTGGAGATGGCAACAACGCCACAGGATATGACAGTCTCCCCAGTGATGGACAAGTAGCTAAAAACAATCTGGTGGTAGGCGCTATCAACGATATTACCGCCGATCCTTTCACCAAGAACAATGTTTCCATGTCAGCCTTCTCCAGTTGGGGACCTACCGATGATGGCAGAGTCAAACCCGACATAGTCGCTAATGGGGTTGGTCTTTACTCTTCAGTGGCGAGCGCTGACAACGCCTATAATACTTTGTCGGGAACTTCTATGGCGGCACCCAACGCTACGGGGACACTCGCTCTGTTAACCCAACACTATCGCGATCTCTTTGGCGTGACTCCTCCCAGCGCTACCTTAAAGGGAACGGTAATTCACACTGCTGTGGACGCGGGTAATATTGGACCCGATTATGTTTATGGTTGGGGGGTTATCGATGGAGCCAACGCTGCTCAATTTCTGAGCGATGCTACAAATGATTCTTCTGGTAATCAAGTGATTCAGGGTACTTATAACGGTTCTGCTCTGACTTACAGTATTAATGCTAGTCCGGGTACTCCTGTCAAAGCTACCTTAGTTTGGACTGATCCGGCAGGAAATCCCCAAGCTGATGGCTTAGACGTCACTAGCCGTACTCTCGTGCGAGATTTAGACTTGAGGATCACTGGTGATGGTACGACTTATTATCCTTGGACTCTTAATCCCGGTAATCCCAGTAGTGCGGCTGTGAGAACCACACGTAACAGTGTAGACAATGTGGAACAAGTTTTAATCGATAATCCCGCTTCTGGTGAATACAATATTAGAGTAAGCCATACGGGTAATTCTTTTCGCAATCAAAACTTCTCCTTACTAATCAGTGGTGGCTCAAACAGTAGTCCAGCCAATACAATTACCGAAAGCAACACCAGAGCAATAAATATTGCTGATAATAACAAAGCGAATCCCTATCCTTCAGAAATAAGGATTGCAGGAGTTACTGGTACTGTCGCTCAAGTCATCGTTACGCTTAAAGGTATCAGTCACACTTACCCCGATGATCTCGATATCTTACTCATAGGACCTAACCGAAAAAAGGTACTGTTAATGTCTGACGTCGGAGGAGAAACGGATATTGATAACGTTAATTTGACCTTTGATCAAAACGCCAATAATACTCTTTCCGATAATGGTCAAATCTTGAGTGGGACCTATCGCCCCAGTAACGTTGATACTAACACTGACGCGCTTCCTTCTGTCCCTAGGGGTATCCAGGGGAATAATTTAGAGGTATTTAATGGGATTAGTCCTAATGGTGCTTGGAATTTGTACGTTAGAGATGATAAGAGAAATGATCTCGGTGCGATCGCTCTAGGTTGGGAGTTATCTATTCAAACCGCTTAA
- the pgk gene encoding phosphoglycerate kinase gives MSKKTIANLSEADLAGKKVLVRADFNVPLDDNRQITDDTRIRAALPTIEYLREKGAKVILCSHFGRPQGQVKESMRLTPVAKRLSELLGIDVMRCDDCIGETVIAQLAKLENGQVALLENVRFYAEEEENDPEFAQKLAANADLYVNDAFGTAHRAHASTEGVTRYLRPSVAGYLIEKELNYLQSAIESPQRPLAAIIGGSKVSSKIGVIEALLEKCDKLLIGGGMIFTFYKARGLNVGKSLVEEDKLELAKSLEAKAKEKNVALLLPTDVVIADKFAADANSQTVSIENIPDGWMGLDIGPDSIKLFQEALSDCKTIVWNGPMGVFEFEQFAAGTEAIALSLADLTKQGATTIIGGGDSVAAVEQVGVAEKMSHISTGGGASLELLEGKELPGIIALDNA, from the coding sequence GTGTCTAAGAAAACCATAGCAAATTTATCAGAGGCTGATTTAGCGGGCAAAAAAGTGCTTGTAAGAGCCGATTTCAACGTTCCCTTAGATGATAATCGGCAAATTACCGATGATACCCGTATTCGCGCAGCACTACCCACGATTGAATACTTACGTGAAAAAGGCGCTAAGGTAATCTTGTGCAGCCACTTCGGTCGTCCTCAAGGACAAGTTAAAGAAAGTATGCGTTTAACTCCTGTCGCTAAACGTCTTTCTGAATTACTAGGAATAGATGTCATGCGTTGTGACGACTGTATCGGCGAGACAGTAATCGCTCAATTGGCTAAGCTCGAAAATGGTCAAGTAGCACTCTTAGAAAACGTACGCTTTTACGCTGAAGAAGAAGAAAATGACCCTGAATTTGCCCAAAAATTAGCAGCAAATGCCGATTTGTACGTTAACGATGCTTTTGGGACAGCTCACCGCGCTCACGCTTCTACAGAAGGAGTTACTCGTTATTTAAGACCTAGCGTCGCGGGTTATTTGATTGAAAAAGAACTCAATTATCTTCAAAGTGCGATTGAAAGCCCTCAACGTCCCCTAGCTGCTATTATCGGTGGTTCCAAAGTTTCTTCAAAAATTGGCGTTATTGAAGCTTTACTGGAAAAGTGCGATAAGTTGCTCATTGGTGGCGGTATGATTTTTACCTTTTATAAAGCGCGTGGCTTAAACGTGGGTAAATCTCTGGTGGAAGAAGATAAACTAGAACTCGCTAAATCCCTAGAAGCTAAAGCCAAGGAAAAAAATGTAGCTCTACTATTACCCACCGACGTAGTTATAGCTGATAAATTTGCAGCAGATGCTAACTCCCAAACCGTCAGCATTGAAAATATTCCTGATGGCTGGATGGGATTAGATATTGGTCCTGATTCGATTAAATTATTCCAAGAAGCTTTATCAGATTGTAAAACAATCGTCTGGAATGGTCCTATGGGAGTATTTGAATTCGAGCAGTTTGCTGCAGGAACAGAAGCGATCGCTCTTTCTCTAGCTGATTTAACTAAGCAAGGCGCCACTACTATCATCGGTGGGGGTGATTCAGTAGCCGCAGTAGAACAAGTAGGCGTGGCTGAAAAAATGAGTCATATTTCCACAGGGGGTGGCGCTAGCTTAGAACTACTTGAGGGTAAAGAATTACCCGGTATCATCGCTCTAGACAACGCCTAA
- a CDS encoding pitrilysin family protein has protein sequence MWSLKLPQLLTKESKVLFPANIFQLSNGLTLIHQYIPATSVAVADVWVRAGSKIEPPSWLGMAHFLEHMIFKGTKNIAPGEFDYRIENTGGITNAATSHDYTHFFLSTAATQLQNTLPYLAEILLQAAIPDEEFYRERDVVFEEIRQCHDDPNWIGFQSLCETIYQFHPYGRSILGEAEILEQHTPNQMRCFHKTHYQPEKMTVVITGGIEQESALKLVSNCFREFSIPSECPPSNIEAEPPILGIRRSEIYLPRIQQARLAMGWIGPSIAEYSDALALDLISVILAGGRSSRLVVKLREEQRLVSDIAGEFSLQQDSSLFTISAWLNSECVETVEKAICREIELIQQEQVSELELARNKRILCNDYLFSTETPIQLAGLYGYYQTLARAELSLSYPSVIQSLTVKDLQRVTQQYLSSEHYAITILYPRGNVENC, from the coding sequence ATGTGGAGTTTGAAATTGCCACAACTCCTGACCAAGGAATCGAAAGTATTGTTTCCCGCTAATATTTTTCAACTAAGTAACGGATTGACTCTGATCCATCAATATATCCCAGCAACAAGCGTAGCAGTAGCAGACGTGTGGGTAAGAGCGGGATCTAAAATTGAGCCGCCATCATGGTTGGGAATGGCTCATTTTCTAGAACATATGATTTTCAAAGGAACAAAAAACATCGCTCCTGGAGAATTCGACTACAGAATCGAAAATACAGGAGGTATTACTAACGCCGCAACGAGCCATGACTACACGCATTTTTTCCTCTCAACGGCGGCTACACAGCTCCAAAACACTTTACCATACTTAGCCGAAATTCTGCTACAAGCGGCTATCCCCGATGAAGAATTTTATCGTGAAAGAGACGTAGTATTCGAGGAAATTCGTCAATGCCATGACGATCCTAATTGGATTGGTTTTCAGTCTCTGTGTGAAACTATCTATCAATTTCATCCCTACGGACGTTCAATTTTAGGAGAAGCAGAAATTTTAGAGCAACATACTCCTAATCAAATGCGTTGCTTTCACAAAACCCATTACCAACCAGAAAAGATGACCGTAGTCATTACTGGTGGAATAGAGCAAGAGTCAGCTCTCAAGTTGGTCAGTAATTGTTTCCGAGAGTTTAGCATACCCTCAGAATGTCCGCCAAGCAATATCGAAGCCGAACCACCAATTTTAGGTATTCGTCGTAGTGAAATCTATCTACCGAGAATTCAACAAGCGCGTTTAGCTATGGGTTGGATTGGACCAAGTATAGCGGAATACTCAGACGCATTAGCTTTAGATTTAATTTCCGTAATTCTAGCGGGAGGGCGATCGTCTCGTTTAGTAGTTAAATTAAGGGAAGAACAACGCTTAGTTTCAGACATTGCTGGGGAATTTTCCTTGCAACAAGATTCTAGCTTGTTTACGATTAGTGCTTGGTTAAATTCAGAATGTGTAGAAACAGTAGAAAAAGCTATCTGTAGGGAAATTGAGCTGATACAACAAGAGCAGGTAAGCGAGTTGGAATTAGCCAGAAATAAACGGATTTTGTGCAACGATTATCTATTTTCTACGGAAACTCCAATTCAACTAGCGGGTTTGTACGGCTACTATCAAACTCTAGCAAGAGCCGAACTGTCTTTGAGTTATCCATCGGTAATCCAAAGCTTAACAGTAAAAGATTTGCAACGGGTAACTCAGCAATACTTATCGAGTGAGCATTATGCCATAACGATACTCTATCCCAGAGGAAATGTTGAGAATTGTTGA